A single window of Flagellimonas maritima DNA harbors:
- a CDS encoding DUF1361 domain-containing protein, translating into MGRILLFTFVHYKSLLLSLVFAIALVAIRVVMTGSLFYTFLIWNLFLAVLPYLLTQTVFWYSYGRINTFFRLALFVVWLVLLPNAPYIITDLIHLQSQYSFWKWLDLFIVFVFAFNGLLFGILSLNDVLGFLQYHFREKWALFIIFCICLLSGYGIYLGRFLRFNSWDILFRPQLLTEAILHSLMETRAWLMTLAFGLFFWMVFTMLRWVKEKNQVLY; encoded by the coding sequence ATGGGTAGAATTCTATTATTTACGTTTGTCCACTATAAAAGCTTATTGCTTTCTTTAGTGTTTGCCATAGCATTGGTAGCTATAAGAGTTGTAATGACAGGTTCTCTTTTTTATACATTTTTAATCTGGAACTTATTTTTGGCCGTGTTGCCCTATCTTTTAACCCAAACCGTGTTTTGGTATTCCTATGGAAGAATCAATACGTTTTTCCGTTTAGCATTGTTTGTCGTATGGTTGGTGCTCCTTCCAAATGCTCCCTACATTATTACGGACTTGATACACTTGCAAAGTCAATATTCTTTTTGGAAATGGCTCGACCTTTTCATTGTTTTTGTTTTTGCCTTTAATGGGCTGTTGTTCGGAATATTATCCTTAAACGATGTACTTGGCTTTTTACAATATCATTTTAGGGAAAAATGGGCGCTGTTCATCATCTTTTGCATTTGTTTGTTGAGTGGGTACGGTATTTATTTGGGTAGATTTCTTCGTTTTAATTCTTGGGATATTCTATTTAGACCACAATTGCTGACGGAAGCGATTTTACATAGTTTAATGGAAACCAGGGCTTGGCTGATGACATTGGCTTTTGGTTTGTTCTTTTGGATGGTCTTTACGATGCTTCGCTGGGTAAAAGAAAAAAATCAGGTTCTGTATTGA
- a CDS encoding NAD(P)-dependent oxidoreductase encodes MKFGIIRERKNPPDRRVVLSPKECQNVLSQFPQAQIKVESSPIRVFKNNEYEAIGIPVSQNVQDCDVLLGVKEVPIDSLIPNKKYFFFSHTIKKQPYNRDLLRAVLERNIELYDHEVITNSKGQRLVAFGRYAGIVGAYNGVRTYGLKFDMFNLPKAETLKDLQALISELKNVGLPNIKILLTGRGRVGNGAREILDAMRIRKVNVAEYLKETFQEPVYCQIDASEYNKRKDGVRGNKTDFFENPEEYKSDFFRFAEVTDFYIAGHFYGDGAPYLYTREDAKHPDFKIKVVADVSCDIDGPVASTIKPSTIADPIYGYDPQTESVTDFKNDKAIAVMAVDNLPCELPRDASNGFGEAFSKHVIPAFFNDDADGILERARMTKNGKLTERYGYLQDYVDGLE; translated from the coding sequence ATGAAGTTCGGAATCATTAGGGAACGCAAAAACCCGCCCGATAGAAGAGTAGTGCTGTCACCGAAAGAGTGTCAAAATGTCCTTTCGCAATTCCCTCAAGCACAAATAAAGGTGGAATCCTCGCCAATTCGTGTGTTTAAGAATAACGAATACGAAGCAATAGGCATTCCCGTTTCTCAGAATGTTCAAGATTGTGATGTACTGCTCGGGGTTAAAGAAGTGCCTATCGATTCACTTATTCCCAACAAGAAATATTTCTTCTTTTCGCACACCATTAAAAAGCAACCATATAACCGTGATCTGCTCAGGGCGGTATTGGAAAGAAACATTGAGCTGTACGATCATGAGGTAATCACAAATAGCAAGGGGCAACGCTTGGTTGCTTTTGGTCGTTATGCAGGTATTGTAGGTGCTTATAATGGGGTACGTACCTACGGACTAAAATTTGATATGTTCAACCTTCCGAAAGCGGAAACATTAAAAGACTTGCAAGCGTTAATTTCCGAATTAAAAAATGTGGGTTTGCCCAACATCAAAATTTTATTGACGGGTAGGGGCAGGGTAGGTAATGGTGCGCGTGAGATATTGGATGCGATGAGAATACGAAAGGTGAACGTAGCGGAATATTTAAAGGAGACTTTTCAGGAGCCTGTTTACTGTCAAATAGATGCATCGGAATACAACAAACGTAAAGATGGCGTTCGTGGCAACAAGACCGATTTTTTTGAAAATCCAGAAGAATACAAATCAGATTTCTTTCGCTTTGCCGAAGTAACGGATTTTTATATTGCAGGGCATTTCTATGGGGATGGAGCCCCCTATCTGTACACCAGGGAAGATGCGAAACATCCCGATTTTAAGATAAAGGTGGTCGCGGATGTGAGTTGTGACATAGACGGTCCCGTAGCTTCCACAATAAAACCTTCAACAATTGCCGACCCAATTTATGGGTATGACCCGCAAACCGAATCCGTGACCGATTTCAAAAACGACAAGGCCATAGCGGTAATGGCAGTGGATAATCTACCCTGTGAGTTGCCAAGGGATGCTAGCAACGGTTTTGGAGAGGCATTTTCCAAACATGTGATTCCAGCCTTTTTTAATGATGATGCGGATGGAATCCTGGAACGCGCCCGCATGACCAAAAACGGGAAGCTAACCGAACGCTACGGTTATCTGCAGGATTATGTTGATGGACTGGAATAG
- a CDS encoding site-specific integrase gives MNSFSTLFYLKDERRDKNGKAGLYLRITVHGRRTSISLNRKIDPSKWDSRMNKLKGKGVEAEELNRFMTTIRHKVNKIQHQLIEEGDPFTVHDVKDRYLGKDKKYKMLLELFEEHNQQMEKLVGIEFALGTWKRYHTTKSHVTEYLNTEYRKKDIPVKDVDLKFIKGFEYFLKVTKACNHNSALKYVNNFKKIVRIAVANDWIAKDPFYNYKVQFKTVEREFLNKEELQKLIDKKIDGERLGIVRDMFVLCCFTGLAYVDIQTLTPDEIYQNEEGGYYIKSKRSKTDTGFTIPLLPTAVAIIEKYKSHPKVVNKNCVIPVLSNQKSNAYLKEIADRCDIKKNLTTHLARHTFATTVTLTNGVPIETVGKMLGHKNLRTTQHYAKIIDSKVEEDMAILKEKLAGM, from the coding sequence ATGAATTCATTTTCAACCCTCTTTTACCTTAAGGATGAGCGTCGTGACAAAAATGGAAAAGCGGGCTTATACCTAAGAATTACGGTACATGGGCGACGAACGTCCATTAGTTTGAACCGAAAGATTGATCCGTCCAAATGGGATTCCCGGATGAATAAATTGAAGGGGAAAGGTGTTGAAGCGGAAGAATTAAATCGGTTTATGACTACCATTCGTCATAAGGTAAACAAGATTCAGCATCAGCTTATTGAAGAGGGCGACCCTTTTACGGTTCACGATGTTAAGGACCGATACCTTGGAAAGGACAAGAAATACAAAATGTTGCTGGAGCTCTTTGAGGAACATAACCAACAAATGGAAAAACTGGTGGGTATTGAATTTGCGTTGGGTACCTGGAAGCGATATCATACCACCAAAAGCCATGTTACGGAATATTTGAATACAGAGTATCGTAAAAAGGACATTCCAGTAAAGGATGTGGATTTGAAATTCATCAAGGGTTTTGAGTACTTTCTAAAAGTCACCAAAGCCTGTAACCACAACTCGGCCCTTAAGTATGTCAACAACTTTAAAAAGATTGTTCGGATTGCAGTGGCCAATGATTGGATTGCGAAAGATCCTTTCTACAATTACAAAGTGCAATTTAAGACAGTGGAGCGCGAGTTTTTGAACAAAGAAGAGTTACAAAAGCTCATTGATAAAAAAATAGACGGGGAACGGTTAGGCATCGTGCGGGATATGTTTGTGCTCTGCTGTTTTACGGGTTTGGCCTATGTGGATATTCAAACCTTGACTCCGGATGAAATCTATCAAAACGAAGAAGGAGGGTACTATATTAAATCCAAACGTTCTAAAACTGATACGGGCTTTACTATTCCACTGTTACCAACAGCAGTGGCCATTATTGAGAAATACAAAAGTCATCCGAAAGTAGTCAACAAGAACTGTGTGATTCCCGTGCTAAGCAACCAAAAATCAAATGCCTATCTGAAGGAAATAGCAGATCGGTGCGATATCAAAAAGAATCTTACCACCCATTTGGCCCGTCATACCTTTGCCACTACAGTAACTTTGACCAACGGAGTACCTATTGAAACTGTTGGAAAAATGCTTGGTCATAAGAATTTGCGGACTACGCAGCACTATGCTAAGATTATTGATTCAAAAGTGGAGGAGGATATGGCAATTTTAAAGGAAAAGTTGGCGGGAATGTAG
- a CDS encoding DNA polymerase III subunit alpha codes for MYLNNHSYYSLRYGTISEVELLAMAKEQGCERFALTDINNTSACLNFIRRAPEFGITPVVGIDFRNSAKQLYVCLAKNNEGFLELNSFLSKHLHDGSDFPDVAPSFAHGIVIYPYERLLELDKYYFGEQEYIGVGIRDINKLRFSKLSKYREKLVFLHTISFRNKRDFNTHRLLRAIDTNMLLSKLPKSQQGNLDDKMVPLTTIEQVFAEHPHILNNTGQVLGSCGIHFDFSKERQNQNLKTVFGNSSEDCETLINLCEAALPKRYEVVGETIRKRLHKELSLIRKQGFVSFFLINWKIVEYAKSQGYYHVGRGSGANSIVAYLLGITDVDPIELDLYFERFMNLYRSSPPDFDIDFSTWDREDVTRFIFEEFGNQGQAALLGAYVTFKHSGAVRELGKVFGLPKHEIDRLSDGRFNPNALDDIAKLVLRYASYLRGRPNYLSIHAAGILISDSPIHYFSATHLPPKGFPTVQFDMHTAEDVGLYKFDILGQRGLGKIKDALAIVEQNYPNVTLPDIHNAKPLFKDPNINAMIERAECIGCFYVESPAMRMLLKKLGVNNYLALVAASSIIRPGVAKSGMMREYILRHKNAGRRKQAHPVMWDIMPDTYGVMVYQEDVIKVAHYFAGLDLGEADVLRRGMSGKYRSREEFQAVKAKFISNCRERGETDEVIFEVWRQIESFAGYAFAKGHSASYAVESYQSMFLKCYYPMEYMVATINNGGGFYRVETYIHEARKHGARIHPPCINRSAIETIIKGKDIFLGFQHLQGLEKRTMIAIVEVRVNGKFHSLEDFIERVPLGIEQLDILIRIDTFKCLGKEKRSLLWQAHYAYNNMTVHREQQPLFKVQHRHFTLPKFTVTDLENAFDQMELLKFTLCDPFLLLEKPPTNKLLSMNLASHLDKEVMIYGYLVTAKNTSTHKGDAMYFGTFLDQAGEWIDTVHFPPVAKSYPFRGKGIYRITGKVVSEFGFLSIEVAKQERMAYIPDPRYNSRMDSLPMTS; via the coding sequence GTGTACCTGAACAACCATTCATACTACAGTTTGCGCTACGGCACCATCTCAGAAGTGGAACTGTTGGCGATGGCCAAAGAGCAGGGATGTGAACGTTTTGCATTGACGGATATCAATAACACCTCTGCTTGTTTGAACTTCATTAGGCGTGCTCCGGAATTTGGTATTACCCCAGTTGTGGGAATTGATTTCCGTAATTCAGCAAAACAACTCTACGTGTGCTTGGCAAAAAACAATGAGGGATTTTTGGAGCTTAATAGTTTTCTGTCAAAACATTTGCACGACGGTTCGGACTTTCCTGATGTGGCCCCGTCTTTTGCCCACGGTATTGTCATATATCCTTATGAGCGTTTACTGGAACTGGACAAATACTATTTTGGTGAGCAGGAATATATAGGAGTTGGAATTAGGGATATCAACAAGTTACGCTTTTCCAAGCTGTCCAAATACAGGGAGAAATTGGTCTTTTTGCATACGATAAGTTTTAGGAACAAACGGGATTTCAATACCCATCGGTTGTTACGGGCGATAGATACCAACATGCTATTGAGTAAGTTGCCCAAATCCCAACAAGGGAACCTTGACGATAAAATGGTTCCCTTGACAACTATCGAACAGGTTTTTGCGGAACACCCGCATATATTGAATAACACGGGACAGGTGTTGGGCTCCTGTGGTATCCATTTTGATTTTTCCAAAGAACGACAGAACCAGAACCTGAAAACGGTCTTTGGAAACAGTTCCGAGGATTGTGAAACGCTTATCAACTTATGTGAAGCGGCATTGCCCAAACGATATGAAGTGGTAGGCGAAACCATACGCAAACGACTTCATAAAGAATTATCATTGATAAGAAAACAGGGTTTTGTCAGTTTCTTTCTGATCAATTGGAAGATTGTTGAATATGCCAAATCGCAGGGGTATTACCATGTGGGGAGGGGTAGTGGGGCAAACAGCATTGTGGCCTATCTGTTGGGGATTACCGATGTGGATCCCATTGAACTGGATTTGTACTTTGAGCGTTTTATGAACCTCTATCGTTCCAGTCCCCCGGATTTCGATATTGATTTTTCTACTTGGGACAGGGAAGATGTAACACGCTTCATATTTGAAGAATTTGGAAACCAAGGACAAGCTGCTCTACTTGGGGCATATGTAACCTTCAAACATAGTGGCGCGGTGCGAGAATTGGGAAAGGTCTTTGGTCTTCCCAAGCATGAGATTGACAGATTGAGTGATGGGAGGTTCAACCCGAATGCATTGGATGATATAGCAAAGCTGGTTCTCAGATATGCTTCGTATCTACGCGGTCGTCCCAACTACTTGAGCATACATGCTGCAGGAATCTTGATTTCTGATAGCCCCATACATTATTTCTCTGCTACACATTTACCACCAAAAGGTTTTCCGACTGTGCAATTCGATATGCACACTGCCGAGGATGTAGGACTCTACAAATTCGATATTTTAGGACAACGGGGTCTGGGCAAGATCAAGGACGCATTGGCCATTGTGGAGCAGAACTATCCAAATGTAACATTGCCCGACATCCATAATGCCAAACCGCTTTTTAAAGACCCGAATATCAATGCAATGATAGAACGTGCGGAATGTATTGGGTGCTTTTATGTAGAATCGCCTGCCATGCGGATGCTCTTAAAGAAATTGGGAGTGAACAATTACCTCGCCTTGGTAGCGGCAAGTTCCATTATTCGTCCGGGAGTGGCAAAGAGCGGAATGATGCGCGAATATATCTTACGCCATAAAAACGCTGGGCGTAGAAAACAGGCCCATCCCGTCATGTGGGATATTATGCCCGACACCTATGGGGTCATGGTCTATCAAGAAGATGTAATCAAGGTGGCCCACTATTTTGCAGGACTTGACCTTGGTGAAGCGGATGTATTACGTAGGGGTATGAGTGGCAAATACCGTTCCCGTGAAGAGTTCCAAGCGGTCAAGGCCAAGTTCATTTCCAATTGTAGGGAAAGGGGAGAAACGGACGAGGTTATTTTTGAGGTTTGGAGACAGATAGAAAGCTTTGCGGGCTATGCCTTTGCCAAGGGACATTCAGCCTCATATGCTGTGGAATCCTATCAGAGTATGTTCCTGAAATGCTACTATCCAATGGAGTATATGGTGGCTACGATTAATAACGGAGGAGGTTTCTACCGTGTCGAGACCTATATACATGAAGCAAGAAAACACGGTGCACGCATTCATCCGCCCTGTATCAATCGCAGCGCTATTGAAACAATCATCAAAGGAAAAGATATTTTCTTGGGGTTTCAGCATTTACAGGGGCTTGAGAAAAGAACCATGATAGCTATTGTTGAGGTTAGGGTCAATGGCAAATTTCACTCGCTTGAGGACTTTATTGAACGGGTGCCGTTGGGAATTGAACAACTTGACATTCTGATACGTATTGATACATTTAAATGTCTTGGAAAAGAAAAGCGCAGTTTGTTATGGCAGGCACATTATGCATATAACAATATGACCGTCCATAGAGAACAACAACCTCTATTCAAAGTGCAGCATAGGCATTTCACCCTACCTAAATTTACTGTCACTGATTTGGAGAATGCCTTTGACCAAATGGAATTACTTAAGTTCACGCTTTGCGACCCATTTTTATTATTGGAAAAACCTCCAACCAATAAGTTGCTCAGTATGAATTTAGCTTCACATTTAGATAAAGAGGTGATGATTTATGGCTATTTGGTAACTGCAAAGAATACATCTACCCATAAAGGAGATGCGATGTATTTTGGTACATTCTTGGATCAAGCAGGGGAATGGATTGATACTGTGCATTTTCCACCTGTGGCCAAGAGTTATCCATTTAGAGGTAAAGGTATTTATCGAATTACAGGTAAAGTAGTGTCAGAGTTTGGTTTTTTGAGTATTGAAGTTGCCAAGCAGGAACGTATGGCATACATTCCCGATCCGCGATATAATTCCAGAATGGATTCACTACCTATGACTTCTTGA
- the dinB gene encoding DNA polymerase IV, producing the protein MNRTILHLDLDTFFVSCERLLDSRLNNKPVIVGGTGNRGVVSAASYETRSYGVHSGMAMKMARQLCPHAVFIRGNAGTYTKFSKQVTEIIQGQVPILEKASVDEFYADLSGMDRFFGCYKFASELRERIIRESGLPISFGLSINKTVSKIATNEAKPNNQLKIDNGYEKAFLAPLSIQKIPMVGQKTYHTFCNMGIRYIHVVQQMPLEMMLSVFGKNGRVVWERANGIDQSPIVEYHERKSISSERTYGRDTTDITKLKTTIMAMAENLAFQLRRGGKLTSCVTVKIRYSDFSTHSKQMKIPYTSADHHLMPKVMELFENLYSRRLLIRLLGVRFSGLTSGTYQINLFDDEKKTVNLYRAMDKIRIRYGDRSVMRAAAMGEGARTIGNFTNPFNGEPPIVLAHRHQ; encoded by the coding sequence ATGAACCGTACCATCCTCCATCTAGATTTGGACACCTTTTTTGTCTCCTGTGAACGGCTTCTGGACAGTAGGCTCAACAACAAACCTGTCATTGTTGGGGGTACGGGAAACCGAGGTGTGGTAAGTGCGGCAAGCTATGAGACCCGTAGTTATGGTGTGCATTCGGGCATGGCCATGAAAATGGCACGCCAATTGTGTCCCCATGCCGTTTTTATCCGTGGTAATGCTGGTACTTATACCAAGTTTTCAAAGCAGGTGACAGAAATCATCCAAGGTCAAGTGCCCATACTTGAAAAGGCCAGTGTGGATGAATTTTATGCGGACTTATCGGGTATGGATAGGTTTTTTGGTTGTTACAAATTTGCCAGTGAACTCCGCGAACGTATCATCAGGGAATCGGGTCTGCCCATTTCATTTGGACTGTCAATCAACAAGACCGTATCCAAAATAGCCACCAATGAAGCCAAGCCCAATAATCAGCTTAAGATTGACAATGGCTATGAAAAAGCATTTTTGGCCCCTTTGTCCATACAGAAAATCCCTATGGTCGGCCAAAAGACCTATCATACCTTTTGCAATATGGGAATACGGTACATCCATGTGGTACAGCAGATGCCCTTGGAGATGATGCTTTCGGTATTCGGAAAGAACGGAAGGGTAGTCTGGGAACGGGCCAATGGTATCGATCAAAGCCCAATTGTGGAATACCACGAACGTAAGTCCATATCCAGCGAACGTACCTATGGCAGGGACACTACGGATATTACAAAACTGAAAACGACCATTATGGCCATGGCGGAAAATTTGGCCTTCCAGCTCCGCAGAGGGGGCAAGCTGACCTCGTGTGTGACGGTCAAGATCCGTTATTCAGATTTCAGTACGCATTCCAAACAGATGAAAATTCCTTATACATCTGCAGATCATCATTTGATGCCTAAAGTGATGGAGCTATTTGAGAACCTTTACAGTCGAAGACTGTTGATACGCCTTCTTGGTGTTCGTTTCAGTGGACTTACATCCGGGACATATCAAATCAATCTGTTCGATGATGAAAAGAAAACGGTCAATCTGTATCGGGCCATGGACAAAATCCGAATACGGTATGGTGATAGAAGTGTCATGAGAGCAGCTGCCATGGGAGAAGGGGCGCGAACCATTGGCAATTTTACCAATCCGTTCAACGGGGAGCCGCCCATTGTCCTGGCACACCGTCACCAATAA
- a CDS encoding DUF4138 domain-containing protein, translating to MKTIIVIAITLYTNLVVAQQTLDTIYANDRKNVALFFPEPIRQGITGTSNFVFTYNREKEQYFGLLQATPGTESNLLTVTKNGQVYSYILKYKEQLSKLNYFITNKESIGSERPLILEQKPIVQPTSRLNYFKKFSNHLLKSNSGSIATKRKKGIKLQLQKMVYNASEVYLVLEIKNKSEIDFEIDYLNVYRVNGNKKRKASYQKLLIQADYKHEMPDTIKVGRSHRFAYVLPKFVLADGERLELELREKGGSRKLVAK from the coding sequence ATGAAAACTATAATCGTAATTGCAATAACACTATATACAAACCTTGTAGTTGCCCAACAAACATTGGATACTATTTATGCCAATGATAGAAAGAATGTCGCTCTTTTTTTTCCAGAACCTATTCGTCAGGGAATTACAGGGACATCCAATTTTGTCTTTACGTATAACAGAGAAAAAGAACAATACTTTGGCTTGCTACAAGCCACTCCAGGAACGGAAAGTAATTTATTGACAGTGACTAAAAATGGGCAAGTCTATTCCTATATTTTAAAGTATAAAGAACAGTTATCGAAACTGAACTACTTTATTACTAACAAAGAAAGTATCGGGAGTGAGCGGCCTTTGATTTTAGAGCAGAAGCCAATTGTTCAGCCTACCAGTAGATTGAATTATTTCAAAAAGTTCAGTAACCATTTGTTGAAATCCAATTCTGGTTCCATCGCAACCAAGCGAAAAAAAGGTATCAAATTACAGTTGCAAAAGATGGTTTATAATGCATCTGAAGTTTATCTGGTATTAGAAATCAAGAACAAGTCAGAAATCGATTTTGAGATAGATTACTTAAATGTCTACAGAGTTAACGGTAACAAAAAACGTAAAGCCTCTTATCAAAAACTTTTGATACAAGCTGATTATAAGCACGAAATGCCCGATACTATCAAAGTGGGAAGATCACACAGATTTGCATATGTGTTGCCCAAGTTTGTTTTGGCGGATGGGGAACGCTTGGAACTTGAGTTGAGGGAGAAGGGCGGAAGTAGAAAACTTGTTGCCAAGTAA
- the traM gene encoding conjugative transposon protein TraM, with product MKIEKNKIVFAAVILCVVLFIGSYSVIMLGDGEEPTIETNQIPVPELNDEQKEYDSKLEAIDDLKEVRQTNAPSIYDERLLDSTGVYDPDLLDKEKMRIVDSIYNEGRISYSDRSFRKPKVKIEPKPLQKDSVSEIDMKEESIVPKELGLEHQLFFASNPLEIENLITQNTDAFIYVRVDGTQTVRNNYRLQMRLTKDALINGSTVRRNTPIYGFVSFKPNRTIIEIENINHKSVKLNAFDLQDGSEGIYIENSFRAEARQEVVGDIVDDINIVGVPQVSGVKRIFQRNNRTVKVTVTDNYQLILKPIL from the coding sequence ATGAAGATAGAAAAAAATAAAATCGTGTTCGCCGCGGTCATTTTATGCGTGGTGCTTTTCATCGGCTCATACTCGGTAATTATGCTGGGCGATGGGGAAGAACCAACGATTGAAACTAATCAAATTCCTGTTCCTGAACTGAATGATGAACAAAAGGAATATGATTCCAAATTAGAGGCTATAGATGACCTAAAAGAAGTTCGACAGACGAATGCACCGAGTATCTATGATGAACGTTTGTTGGATTCCACAGGAGTCTATGATCCAGATTTATTGGATAAGGAAAAGATGCGGATTGTGGACAGCATTTACAATGAAGGTCGTATCAGTTATTCCGATAGAAGTTTTAGAAAGCCCAAGGTCAAAATTGAACCAAAACCACTTCAGAAAGATTCTGTTTCCGAGATAGATATGAAAGAAGAGAGCATTGTTCCTAAAGAGCTAGGGCTGGAGCATCAACTGTTTTTTGCTTCAAATCCGTTGGAAATTGAAAACCTAATAACTCAGAATACTGACGCGTTCATTTATGTGCGAGTGGATGGAACACAAACGGTTCGGAACAACTATCGTTTGCAAATGCGTTTGACCAAAGATGCACTCATCAATGGCAGTACTGTCCGAAGAAATACACCCATTTACGGTTTTGTAAGTTTTAAGCCCAATCGAACCATCATAGAAATTGAAAACATCAATCACAAATCTGTTAAACTAAATGCTTTTGACCTTCAGGACGGAAGTGAGGGCATCTACATTGAGAATAGTTTCAGGGCGGAAGCTCGACAAGAAGTAGTTGGAGATATTGTGGATGACATCAATATCGTGGGAGTGCCACAAGTAAGCGGAGTCAAAAGGATATTCCAAAGAAACAACCGCACCGTAAAGGTTACCGTAACCGATAATTATCAACTTATTTTAAAACCCATACTATGA
- a CDS encoding conjugal transfer protein TraK, whose translation MKTPYKNIYKVLRLNRFIVLSVVIGAVLTCIVSVLMVIKLHKESVNNAFVVNADGSVIPLKMVQQHENLEVEVLDHLELFHTYFYHIDVSNYEKNLEKALWLGDSSVDALYRQKKADGVYNRLLQYSLVQRVLKIESKIDIQQEPYRFETTIIFEINRGSIVDTYELITSGNVIHVSRNFPNNTHGLLITDFFENKLKKVHSGQ comes from the coding sequence ATGAAAACACCATACAAGAATATATATAAAGTACTTCGCTTGAATCGATTTATTGTTTTGTCCGTGGTTATTGGAGCAGTTTTGACCTGCATTGTTTCAGTGCTAATGGTCATTAAGCTCCACAAAGAATCCGTTAACAATGCCTTTGTGGTCAATGCTGATGGGAGTGTTATACCCCTTAAAATGGTACAACAGCATGAGAATCTCGAAGTTGAAGTGTTGGATCATTTAGAGCTGTTTCACACTTATTTCTACCATATCGATGTCAGTAATTATGAAAAGAACCTGGAGAAAGCCTTATGGCTAGGGGATAGCTCTGTAGATGCATTGTACAGACAGAAAAAAGCAGATGGCGTTTACAACCGATTATTGCAATATTCTTTGGTACAGAGAGTATTGAAGATAGAATCAAAGATCGACATCCAACAAGAACCGTATCGTTTTGAGACTACCATCATCTTTGAAATCAATAGAGGTTCTATCGTCGATACCTATGAGCTAATCACCTCAGGAAATGTAATCCATGTAAGCAGGAATTTCCCCAATAACACCCACGGTCTATTGATAACCGATTTTTTTGAAAACAAACTAAAAAAAGTCCATAGTGGACAGTAG
- a CDS encoding conjugal transfer protein produces the protein MKHKFKLLGIALTFALLMPAGVACQGMPVYDNTNFISFTKSLIESAKQTSELLKTVQFLKQQKENIEKVNNVIKQLKAVREMARNNQKLFDIVQDDLREILNSPYIKADEVDRVSESFNAIIENSLEGLDYIDQILSSDNLKMTDAERAGVLKGMELQSKEMVAEIEAKTRRYREIIAFREMQDKINNRETNY, from the coding sequence ATGAAACACAAATTCAAACTCTTAGGGATAGCCCTAACCTTTGCCCTTCTAATGCCAGCAGGCGTTGCCTGCCAAGGAATGCCGGTATATGACAATACCAACTTTATCAGTTTTACAAAATCCCTGATCGAATCTGCAAAACAAACTTCTGAGTTATTAAAGACCGTGCAGTTTTTAAAGCAACAAAAAGAGAATATTGAAAAGGTCAATAACGTCATTAAGCAGTTAAAGGCAGTTCGCGAGATGGCGAGGAACAACCAAAAACTATTTGATATTGTCCAGGACGATTTACGGGAAATTCTCAATTCGCCTTATATCAAAGCAGATGAAGTTGATAGAGTTTCAGAATCCTTCAATGCCATTATTGAAAACTCTTTGGAAGGATTGGACTATATAGACCAGATACTTTCAAGTGATAACTTAAAAATGACTGATGCCGAACGTGCTGGAGTGTTAAAAGGTATGGAATTGCAATCCAAGGAGATGGTAGCGGAAATTGAAGCCAAGACAAGACGGTATCGAGAAATTATTGCTTTTCGTGAAATGCAGGATAAAATTAATAACAGGGAAACCAATTACTAA